Within the Salvia hispanica cultivar TCC Black 2014 chromosome 4, UniMelb_Shisp_WGS_1.0, whole genome shotgun sequence genome, the region TTATTAACAAGTTAGTTTGCAGATCCTGAACCATATTGTTGATGGATAGTAAAGGTACAGGGCTCCTCAATCATTTGGAAAGTCTGATTAAAATGTTAAGGTATAGAGCATACACTAACTTTTATATAAGAATAGTGGTTGTGGGAGAAGACCCTAGACTCTAAAGCACAAGTATTCACATAAGCTCGATAGTGCACTCACCTTTTAcctaaaatcaataaattctAACAACTTTCCTTATCCAAAGTTCTTTTTCTAGGTTGTCTTCTTGCAACCAGTACACCATTTATTGGATCATGAAAGATATTGGTCAACTCTTGAAGTTATGCTGCTAGCCAGgaaatttccataaatgaatatgtAAGAATACATTATTTCCAGGATGTAACAATGCCAAAAATAGAGTTTGTACATGCAGGTCTCAGCAACAGAACTAGTTGTCGCTTGAAACATCCATTGAACAATGGGAATGTTCTAAAAGGCGCTAGTGACAGGCTACGGCCAAGCAACCTAGGCAAGTTTAGTCCGAGACAATTTAAGCATGGGCAAGGGATGCCTTGTTCCTCAATGGGACAAAGGCGCCTACCCTGGGGATCTCTCAGAGCCCGGTAACAGCAAAGTACAAATTAAAACGAAAGATATATGAAGTATGTTCACTTTGGACAATGGCTTGGATTTACAATACATATGATTGTATTTGAAGGATTACATGGTACAACAAGCTCAAAGTTGGTTCAATCCATGCTATCACAGTATCACCAAAGTAGTACACTATAAGAAGAAAGTAACACTTATCTGTTGGGTCATGAACTTCTGTCTTCCTTTCTTATAGGTGGTTGtagatattaaaaattaattttttattcttatatatCATGACTAACAGTCGACAAAAACAGAGTTTCCTTCAAcattaaactattaaaataattccgtggagtactatatatgagATTTTTTCCTTCAGAAAGAACATCCAAAAAGACTTGCCAGTTGAAAAAAGCTGGCCATAATCACGAAGATGCATCATCAGGAAGtaaataaacaatttataaCCTAATTGTAGGAGAATATATCAAACTGTAGAGTCCCAACTCATACCCTACTCATTCATAACAGCCAActctaattttgttttcccTATAAGCAAGTAAATTGCTTCACCTTCAGCTTAAGCCTATCAAATTTGCTACATTTCGTTGCACACTGAATATATGAAAACATCTTTCAGATATCCTAGATCATTGAATAAAAACAGAGATGCACACAAGCAAATTAACCTTAGCTTCAATAcccaatcaattttttttcataaaagaGACTCTCAACTCCAAAACATTAAGCCTAAAATTACCTGCAGTTTTCGCTGTCTCACCAGCCCATTACACAAATTTCCTTGTTGCTTCCCCATCTCCTCGTCCTCAGGAATTGCATCAAGCATCATTCCTTGCCTCGCTTTCCTGCGCGGGGTAACCAACACCGtcttcatcaaaatcacaGGCGTTCCCGAACAACTCCCGGCTACATATACCTCGATGGATGGAGAGCCTCCCCCTTTCCTCGGCTGCAGGAGCGCCGAGCTCTTATTCGTAATAGGCGTTGCGGCGTAGCACTCGATACTCCACCCCGATTTCGAATCGTTATCCAGCGCGGTCTCATTGCTCCACGCATGAGCCTTCTCCAGCGAGCCACACAGAATCAAATCCAAATCATCCCTCTCCTCGCACACCTCGAACTCCGCGGGGCCCGATACCTTGACGCTATCGGTGCTGACGTACGTCACCTCGGAGGAATCCTTGTTGACGCGATCGCGGCGGAGAGTGATGGAGACGGCATCAGAATAGGGGACGCGCGCGCCGTTGATTTCCAGCGAAACGCCTACCTCTCGCCTGAGGTGGCGGAGCTTTAGCTGCTCCGGGAGATTCTCCACCGCGCAGGGGGAGATCCGGACGTAGAAGAGGCGGATTTCCAGACACCCGCCGGTGAATATCGGCGGCCTGTAAATGGATAGCTGCAAATCGTTCTCGTTTTTGCCCATTCTCCAAAAACCCTAAGCTTCGAACAATCTAATTTGGAAACtctctaaaaaaaatcacagtATTTGGTTCATTTGAGGAATCAAGGAATAACCAAATTGTTGTGGAATTTAGGGTTCTCTTGCGAGGGTAATTTGAGATTGGGAAGATGATGAAAATAGGGGGGGAGGTACAAGGACAAGTGGAGCGTGGTGAACACACGCGTCGAGCGCGGGTGGGAGCTGACAAGATTGCGGGAAAATCTAAACGCGCCCGCCCACGTGGGCCCATATTGTGGGGCTGTGGTTTTTCGGGTCCCCGCCCGAGATTTGCAACACTATAAACTGGAATAGACAACCGGGTCGGGGCTGCGACCATGATCCATGTGGAATCCGGGTCACGGGTCGATTCCGTTTAATGCAACCTCCTCCTCGCGCGGATCAAAGTTTTCAAGGTGATAAATTTATCTTActataataagaaaattatttcttcctttctttaaatttagttaaactGCCGTTTTGAAACCTTTAATCTACACCATTTCCTGTTGCAATCACAAATTATCATCACAAATGCAATGAGCAAGCTGAGGTAGAGAGGAATTAGCCACATTGACAAGTGAGTGTAATTGTCTAATATGAGCCAGTGGGATTAAGCTGACTCAGCGAGAGAGTGCGGCTATAAATAGAAGGCAAAGAGCAGTAGCTAGCATTCATAAAAATTGTGTGAATGTGTGCGTGAGAACCTTGGGCTAAGGATCGTGGATCCGAAGCATTCTATCAGTTCTTAATATCGTGTTACTCTTGTTATCGTTTCATTATTACCTTGTTATTGTGATTAATCTTATTAATCTACGATTGGTGGTTATCTTGCTCATTGTTGTGTTTAATTGTTGCTTGATTTGTTATGTTGATTGGTTGCCGATTGTTGTTGTGTTGCGATCTTGGCTGAGTTGAGCTTGAAAcgtaatatttctattttctctctttccttttgaatttcttaatattttcaagagtaaaggtcaaaattgatcctgaacatatggtcattttacgtttttggtcctaaacattatcttttggattttttggtcctgcacatatgaaaatttgatcattttggtcctccgtcaatatttccgttaaaaactaacggtcaacgggtttaatcccaattttgaccaaattaaacttttaattctaattttttactccctattaattctctaattatttttacacttcaatttcatcttcttccttcctctcatctttcatcttcttcttttccaaCTTCCTCTTTTCCAATTCTGAGATTCTTCTATTAAAATCAAAGgctattcaaaatattatccCTGCCCATCCAATTTGCAAAAAATCTCACCGTCTCTGCCTCCAAAATTCCGCCGATTCCACCTCCGTCTTCCCCGCTCCCTTGACCACCTCCTCTCCGGCGCAACACGCTGCTGCGGCGCCGCCTGTTTTGATCTCCCTCCTTGAGAAGGCTCGGATCCAGGCCGCGCCGGCGAACAGGTCCGAGGAAGAGGTTGGAGTGGTGCTGGCAGCGAGCGGCAGCTCCGTGACGATGGCAAGGCCCGACCTTCCCGGGCACCGGCGCTGAGTAGGCTCGAAGCCGCGACTTTTGTAGCAGATCGGATGTGCAAGGTAGAGATGGCAGACCGCgctgagagagagagagagagaggaagaagataggcggaggcggaggtggAGCTGAGCTTGTCGAGCTCACCGCCGATGAATTTGACGGTGGTAGGCAGTGGACGGTGATGAATGAGGAACGAGGCTGAGTTGGGAGAGAGGGAAGAGATTAGAAATTTCAATCTCATTCTGGAATCTCTAGTGAGGATTAAGAATctcaaaattggaaaagagGAGCATGGAACCGTGGGGCACTttgagaggaagagaaaggaAGAAATGAAAGATgagaggaaggaagaagatgaaattgaagtgtaaaaataattagggaattaattagggagtaaaaaattagaattaaaaatttaatttggtcaaaattggaaTTAAACTTGTTGACTGTTAATTTTTAACGaaaatgttgacggaggaccaaaatgatcaaattttcatatgtacaggaccaaaaaatccaaaaaataatgtttaggaccaaaaacgtaaaatgaccatatgttcaaaattaattttgacttttactCTATTTTCAATTCCTCTTTATaacacttcaaattttaatcttttccTCTAACATTTCAATTCCATTCTTTTTCAgtcttaattataatttaggtTGTAAATGTAGCGAATGTTGGAAAATGTAGTCAATAATAGAACTAAAGTTTAATTTtctaacaaataaatttataaccaCTAATCATCAAAAGATTCTATGAAATCATTCAACTGCCAAAAGCGTACGTACCATATGAGGTGATGTAATAGTTCttcaattaagaaaaaaaaaattgaagataaattgattcaaataaGGATCTCTAAAGTAGGAATGTTATAAACAAAAGTAGATCAAAAGGTTGAGATTTCGAATCAATGTTCTTAGGTAACCATATATTAGTCTGATTTGATTTAAGGTCATGGGTCATGGCTGCCCGATTTGATTGATTGTGTCAATTGTTTATCCAACTTATTTCAAATTAGGTTTGGACTTCGGAGATGTTGAGAGAATTATAATTTGCATCTTGTATTTAACGAgacaataaatatgaatatttaacGTTCATCGACTTttgccataaaaaaaaatattttaaactagTCCAAATATTGATTGACTTTCaccataaaagaaaatgtttgaAACTGGTTGGACTGCATGTAATCCAAACCGAACATATGTTCGAAACAATCTCGGATGTCTGTATTTTTAGTCTTTATCGTCTAACTAGCCCGCATTACTTTATGATGAGTGATGACAACTTAATCATTAACATGTTACTGTATTACTTCATCTCCCAcgctctctatatatatatcaaaatgataattttatttggggTGTCTTactattaatcattttttacgTGTGAAATTATATAAGAACCCCCTTCCAATAGCCACTATGGCAAAAGGAGAGTCTTATTATGGCCTATGGACAACGGTGGATCCAGGTGGGGTCGCATGGGGTCGACCGACCCCACCGGCGGTCCACCGAGCATTGCCGGAAAACATCATTATCGACCTTCGACCCATAGCAGCTCTGCCTCTGCCCCGCAGCAGCTTCAACTCCACCCGAAACCCTCAAGCATCAGCGatgaaggaagaagaaaaagtgcACAAGGAGATAGCGGCGGGTGTGTATAAGGTTTGCAGGTTTGGCTTTGGTTAATGGTTTGTGAACTCATACGAATGGGTTTAGTTACATTTGGTCAAATAGCCTCAATTAAGAGGTTAATCAACCCATTTATCTCATTTAGCGACTAgcccaccggctagccgatttgcggcgctagccgatcggctagccgaactacTGTAACCGGCGAGCGCTGAATCGGCGAGAAATTAGGTGAGCGCACGCCGATTTCAAggcgctagccgccattgcaggctggcgatcggcgagcgaaattttttattattattttctttttaatttttgaaacactatatattcgcgattttcacgtcattttcatttgcaccacttgttttaacgagttttctctctatctaaATTTCTATACAAGAGCAACAACGCGAAATGaataacgcgggtggtagtagtagaggtagtggtggggaagctgaggagtacgaacggcgAATGAACGAGGCattggaggcctacatgaaccgcgagatagAGCGGTACATGCAAAGGGCCTTGCAGCCGGTGGTACCTCGCCTTCGACccgttgtccaccgccgaatgtgattgatcgggatcacgtagctgcacatcagcggctatatgacgactacttctcATAGAACCCGCGGTTTGGGCCAACCTGTTCGGGcagcgttttagaatgcgcagggagcTGTTaatgcgtatcgttgacgctttgaAGCGGcgatatctgtgtttccgcttcagcACGATGCGGGCtaggcagacccggccacaccctattcaaaagtgcacaaCGGCAATCCgaggcagttggcctacggaggtgCAGACATATgtggatgagtacctccacatcggtgagtcgatAGCCCTGGAATGTCTGATGTTTTTCTGTCAGGGCGTGATTGCAATATTCCGTGATcggtaccttcgaagccctaccccCCAAGATTGTCGGGATCCTGATGCGTGATGCACGGGGAGCAGCATaggttccccgggatgttaggcagcatagattgtatgcattgggagtggaagaactgtccgactgcctggaagggggcctacacgaccggctacaagggaaagaatcccacgatgatcctcgaggccgtagctgattatcGGCTGTGGATTTGACACGCGTATTTTGGAGTAGTCGAGTCGAAcgacgacctcaacgtcctcaactcgtcgccaCTTTTCAACGAGCAGTGTCCGGGCATCGGTCTGGCCGTCAgttttgtggccaacggcaaccagcatgatatgggctactacttggcggatgggatataccctaggtggcccgtctttgtgaagacgatcaggcacGCAAATGATGacaggaaggcctactttgcggaatggcaggagtcggcgcgcaaggacgtggagcgggcatttggtgtgctccagtctcgatgggcggcaattaagggtccaacgcgtttgtgggatgtcggctGCATTGCCGATATAATGTACGTctgcattatcatgcacaacatgatcgtcgaagaggaaggcgtacaactgactaatTAGGCCAATGACGATACTGATgcagccggtccaagccacggaatgGCCACCCCTAACGTACAACGTGGGATACctcacgatgaagccggccgcctccaggcacatgccgacatgcgccaagtggatgcccatattcaactccaaaaggatttaattgaagagttgtgggcacggaagaCTGCACGccgatagtttttttctttattatgtaatttttttttatgaatgtacttttttttaaaatgaaattaatatgtctcgtaaatttaattctgtaatttatcgtaaatttaattccgtaaatttagttgtttttgaattatttttactgtggctagcctatttgcttaaaatgatgatgtgacagatggaattttagtgctgataacgtgacagagagagagagtggctagcatgtggctagcctatctccattggagatgctctaataaaaataataaatgaatttggtttcaatttactttattaattttagtatatcgcttaaataaatggatacatttaatttaaattctaatAGTACCTTATTTCATGGATTTATGTATTCTTtttgataaaagtgaaatgtgattttCAATGTGGAACGAGtcgaaataacaaaatatgactcttattatgagatggaaaaatagtttgtttattttttatttttcaagtaaaatattaaattttcaaattttggtatcattttttatttttttaatttatctgaGATTTGAtctttagttatattttattaaaatttagtgtTGTTTATCAGTGTCCTCTATATGTACtatatctttttttaatatcattatttttaaaacattagtATCggcttatttaaatttctgaTTTCATCCCCGTATGTAAGGATAGTGGCAGAGCTACATGGTCTGCAGGTGGAGCAAATGTCCCCTCTCATAATTTCACGCATAGTGTATTTGGTTTGACGAATGTGCAAAAAGTTATTTGTATTTGGTTTGATGAATGTGCAAAAAGTTATTTAGATTTCTTCATAAATGCACCCTCTcgtttctttaaaattttctcaTGAATATTTTTACATCTTTTTAGTAGAATTCTTAGCTCCGCTTCTATACACTGAATATTCtaagaaattttattatttaaatattatattattattaaatttttattatatccGATTCCACGAATTTCACTTTGTGGATCTACCATTGCCTATGGATAAATAGAGTAGTTAATAGTTAGTGACCAGTGACCCTCTCGAGTCACGAGGCTCAGCTCAAGGCTTATTTGATATCGAACTATACaagatgaaatattataaatttaataaaatgattataaatCCATGCTACACCAAATAATACCTCCACTGTATACGTAAGTCGTACATTATTGAATAGTTCGATTAGTTAACACATGCacacatgaaaattaattgcTGGTAGGGGACAGCCAAAGACAATAATAATACTAGGAGTGTTACTCCTACaagagagagtgagaaaagttaaaaattatagtactcctagttTCTTTTGGTTAGTAGTACACTTataaattttacttaattaattagtttatctccaaattagtttttttcgttttatccgtctattttaatttcaaattttcaataaccTCAAAATTATAGTTTAGTTTGTTCAgttttttataacttaaaaacaaataaatttacacatcaggtattatttttatattatttgtaatttggaatattaatgatgtcaataattatttataaatattaatataaatcagacaaataaacaaaaaattaatatcaataataaacTAAGTGAAAACAATGCTCAAATATAATGGTTATATAAAgtatacaataaaatacttGTTacgattaataaaaaaaaaaaaaacaccaattACATGAGTCAGTACTACCCAACTTTGAACGTATTGAAAAATGCACAAACTTTTAGTATGTAGGAgtagtcaattttttttgtgatcaaGTATTCTTGCAAAATGAAATCTAAGTGACAAGTTCAATGGTAATTTCAAACGATGTGGAGGACATGATTAGATCATTTTAGAATTGGCAaatcaaaacattaaaatgATGTCGtcttaaaaagttaaattagATAATCTTatcatatataatttgatttttatttttattttttatgaacgaTGCATTATCCGTCTAGTTAGAAGTTATGAACATGCCACCGCCACGTCAGACCAAATTGACATAGTTTTGGATATTATAATAACACGAACcttgaatttaatttaggtgaaatttgattttaataagaaattgtCTACAAGCTAAAAAttcatagtactactactatttttcactatataGTGGTGCGTAAACTTGGATTAGCCTATAATTAGGTGTATATTTTTGGCTagtattttactatattagtatatatagttttactatattactagtatatatagtaaacctctatatatatatatatatatatatatatatacttactAAAATGGAGTTTAATATAACCTACACGATCTAGGTACATGTAGCCTACGTATgtaaagtatatatatgtacacaaTAGTCAAGCACccatttattgatatttataggCCGGTTTAATATGCCTACAATGCATATAGcttccaaaatatttaataattccTTTGCAAAATACTCCGGAGcttgaattttaattactccTTTTGTTGTATAAGTGGAGGTATTTCTTTTCTGTACGAcgactaaaaaagaaatgtaatgtattaaataaaatagtataataaaatagaatagaggaagaaattaaagaataaagtaagagatggtCTACTATTATGGaatatcaaaaatgaaaaaatgactctagTACTAGTGAACGGAACGAGTAAAACATATTATACTCGGTATACGCTGGAATTGCAATTGAAACAATAACGAAAACGATTAGGAATGGAGGCAGCTGCGATCACCTTTCTAGAGTTAAGAATTAGGTAGGTTGAATTATTAGTTGtgattaattaagttaatttatctaagtttaattctaaaaatgaaagtgcaTTATATTAATTGGAACATTTTATAAAGACATACTGGTATATGTTATTAATTGAGACGgagaaattatattatttctacTCAAGTTATGCACATAAAGATTAATTGTTAATATATCGGAGAGTTAAAGGTCTAAATTTTGAGAagggaagaaaaaaatgaaaataagaaatagaaagtacaaataaaatagaaaacatcTTTTTAGGTCGATGAACTtcgccaaagtatcattttaggtccgtgaaccttgaaaatatcattttaggtccgtgaactacaagttaatatcatttgaggtattttaatcttttttccGGATGAAAATGCCCTCAAGACCTTCAAAGGGCTATTTGGACAATTCTTCCGCTATTCATCTCACGTCAAAGAACTAGagtccaacaatttttttaactactagtactatttaattcagTTACCAtccaaattgaatttgaatataattaaaatttgtcgtaaaaaatatgtgttagtttttcaattattagatgactaattatttaatgatagTGAAATGAGACttgatactttattttattttttcaatcgAAACTGCATTTTAATAACTTACTATGGGTGCTGTGTGAAttctatttagtttatttgttttgaaattagatAGCTATTACTGTAATTTGGATTGTCATCGGatatgaatttcaaaatggatatcaattaacatttaaattgaatttaagtATAAAACTTTGCCGTtaaaaattgttggattcTATGTCTCTGACGCAAGATGATTGGTGAAAGAATTGTCCAAATTGACCTTTGAAGGTcttaagggcattttcgtcaatttttttaaaaaatatctcaaataatattaacccgtagttgatggacctaaaatgatattttcaaagtttacgaacctaaaatgatactttggcaaattTCATGGACTTAAAAACATGTTCcctcaataaaataaatgaaattcatTTTGTAATATAAAATAGGCTAATGAAATTCCTACtactatatcatttttttcggTCTGCCACCTGTGAACGTTGTTGCCATATCCAAATTTTCTACTCTCTTCGTTCCATGTTAGAGTTATTTTACTATGTTGagaagttttaaattaattgagtcatttctattttggtaaaaagaaataattttttttatttgattttatgctACTTTTCACCATCTatttaacaaattatttttaaaatctgtaccaaaagaaatgtctcaatCGACAAAAAAACGATGAAAGTAGTACATCATGTAGTTACTAGTAGTAATCTAGTCCTATAAGATTAGATTTTATCTCATAAACAAAGAGTGACCGGTCATTAATCCTCTCTGTCCTCGGTGACTCGTGAATTCTATGCTTTGCATAAGATTAACGAGTaatacaaaaatcaaatataacaatcaaatttccttttttatcgATGCACACAAAATCAACGGCCAAGGAATTATGACATATCATGAAGAATCTGACGTGGCATGATTTCGCGAGGGGTATATATTTGGATAAAGCTACGTGGCCATAATGTAGCTGACCATAAATGGCATTTCAgtaaatatagatatttttaaatattaatatcttAATTGACTCATTTAATGCTTAATCAGATGACAATATTACCCTTAAGTCTTTAATTGTAGTTTCTTTCATTTATTCGATTCTTTATAGAGTAATTTGTTACTcaacttttttactatttggtttttattatataatcttaataatagtttttttaattttagttattacaGTACTCCTCGACGTATAATCAATAAGTTAATGATGAAGTTATAGGGCTCATTACTTTTATAAGTTGCTTAAaaatcaaactcaattttgtccattttttttctataactAAACACATTACAACATTTGAATTTATAGTAGAATATATTTCTTGACTAGCAAGTATACTGTGACATAATACTACAAGTctacaatatatatacaccCCTATATCATGTTATATTACAAAAAtcgataataatatttatatataaattatataatattatatacaatattcttctttgaaaaatattaaaataatatttttattaatacaaataattataagttacttgaatattataattaaatgtattttcaataaaaaattagttaaaattataattttagttattaattaaaagcattgactcaacttattttaacacaattatacccacaagtgtacggggctaatgtagcaaatagtaagcaaagagtatcgtatccacagagacaatcagtgtcaacctaattaccacgaaccaacctcaactaTTATCTAGATGAATCGGAAAGTTTGGGTTTTCTAAATCTACTTAAAAGCAAGATAAAAACGATTAAAAACAACTAGAGAACtgaaagcaaataagaaaacgaatgtagatcaaggatgagaagtgtagaatcctacgggatcgataacaacAATCCTACGCTCAACTAACTTCTtaactatgccaacaaagggtctcaagggttattaagctatcactaaggtaaaactatatcttttctcaaagcatataatttgtagattgctacctagaactGAAGtgtccttcctagaactaagataataactcctaaaagctcctaagatac harbors:
- the LOC125218746 gene encoding uncharacterized protein At1g01500-like, with amino-acid sequence MGKNENDLQLSIYRPPIFTGGCLEIRLFYVRISPCAVENLPEQLKLRHLRREVGVSLEINGARVPYSDAVSITLRRDRVNKDSSEVTYVSTDSVKVSGPAEFEVCEERDDLDLILCGSLEKAHAWSNETALDNDSKSGWSIECYAATPITNKSSALLQPRKGGGSPSIEVYVAGSCSGTPVILMKTVLVTPRRKARQGMMLDAIPEDEEMGKQQGNLCNGLVRQRKLQLMAADMDDEESEGKVAYSYYSEDMYPGEDGQLSWFNAGVRVGVGIGLGMCLGVGIGVGLLMRSYQATTRGFRRRFF